GCTTGGAAATATAATATTGAGCCATTGGTTGCTGTACTGGCTTCAAAAACAAAGTTATGCTTAGAGAAAATTTCCTGTAGTTCCTTTTCGCTGTAAAGGTTTCCTCTCACTAGGCTGCCTGTTTTATTACGTTCCGGCACTGGTACGCAGCAGTAAAAAACTCCTCCTGGCTGAAGTATTTGAGATAATTCCTGTGCCAGCTGGTTCAGGTCATTCAGAAAATTAATTGCCAGAATGCAGAGGCAAACCTGGAAGCTATTTTGCTCAAACATATAGTTCTCGGCACTGGTTACATAAAACTTACTGTCCTTGAAACCTGCTTTTTCAATTTTTCTTTTTGCCTGCCGCAGCAGAGAAACACTGATATCAGAACCAGTATAATTATTATCTTTTGCCAGAAAATGCCTAGCGCTTCCACTACCAGTTGCCAGTTCCAAAACTTTCATACCATGGATATCAGCCATCATCTCCTGTAATATCTGATAATGTTTTTCTATACTTGCTCCAAATTTGCGGGGAAATATATTCTTCTCCATTATCAGATCATACAAAAATCCCACACTGTCTCCCAGCCATGGTTTATAAGATATTCTCTTGCCCTTTTCATCTAAAAAATAGAGCAGTCCTTTATGACTGATGACATAAGTTCCCTGTTTCAGCATTGACTTATCCCTTAACTGATTTTAATTACAAGAGAAATTATTATTAGAATTAGCAAAAAGGACTTGCTGGAAGCTTTTCACTATACAGGTGAAATAATTGAAAACCTGCAATGATATCAACTACTTAGAGTGATCAGTCTCTCATACGTGCAGCGCCGGTGTACTCACAGGTGCGGCGCAGATGACGACCTCTATTATAACCAGTCTGATAATGCTTAATCAGACTCCTGCATCTCAGAATCTACTGGTATAAACTCCCAGTAATTACGGTAATATCTGCAGATAGTGGTATAGGCACTGATGATAAGCATCGAAATACGGAAGGAGGTATTAACCTCATCTATATACCAGCCATCCTCTCCATAATGATAGAAGGTGGCAATTGTGATATCCTTCATCATTTTGATGGGAGATTCCAAATTACCTTCATCTAATAGAGGGATGCCATTTTCATTATCAAGCCACACTTTTCCCCAGTAGCGCAGGTTTTTATTGCTTTCATCATCATATTCATAATACTCATAATCAAATCTCTGACATTGATGTCCCTTGATTTCCTGGATGTCTGGTTTTTTGGTTACCTGCAGGTCTGTCC
Above is a genomic segment from Candidatus Stygibacter australis containing:
- a CDS encoding methyltransferase domain-containing protein; translation: MLKQGTYVISHKGLLYFLDEKGKRISYKPWLGDSVGFLYDLIMEKNIFPRKFGASIEKHYQILQEMMADIHGMKVLELATGSGSARHFLAKDNNYTGSDISVSLLRQAKRKIEKAGFKDSKFYVTSAENYMFEQNSFQVCLCILAINFLNDLNQLAQELSQILQPGGVFYCCVPVPERNKTGSLVRGNLYSEKELQEIFSKHNFVFEASTATNGSILYFQAIKKD